GTCTTACTTAACGTGAGTGACACTGCCCACAACCACGACGCACTATCTGAAGCAATTATAAATCGGCAAATTGTTAGTAATTCTCTTAAACGAAAAGGTATACAAGAGTTATATGAAAGACCAGTTAAACTAATGCATCGACATTTAAAAGAAAGTATTGATGtcagtgttaaaaatatatatataatttttgttaactttGAAGTTTCTATTCACAAGGCAATTTAGAAAATTTGGCCAGAAACATAAAAGGATGCAGGTTCACCTAGGACAATCGTGGTGGCGAAAGATGCAAGACCTGGGCTTAGCTAAAGAATGTAGGTTGAATGTAGAAGTTGGCAACTatctatcatatatttttggattatCGTTTTTGAGTCCAGAGGAAGttggtgattttttttcatttgaattaTCAGAAATACAACCAATTGATTCTAAAGTTGTAGATTTCGCTGactatttagttaataattatatttcagaaGAATCACTTTTCCCTCCATCAATATGGGTAGAAAAGAGTTCAAGTTTATAGCGAACGACAAACGCGTGCGAgtcttttcataaaaaatttaatagtttttttaatagttcccatccaaatatttatacacttttAGATGTTTTAAAGATAATGCAAACCGATAgtgttatgttaataaaaagctCGCTAATTTCTGTATGTCAATATAGGAAACCACgccgaaaaaatattatatttgatgaaaatcagatcaaaaaattaaatgaaaataaaataacaaggttagattttgtaaaaagcttatctaataaatataaacctaattttttactgacatttttattgacaacattattattattatttattaattaacttatttattatattaaggactatattaattttgattggaTTTAAGTGATTTAacgtttatttacttttttattatatttgataaacaatgttttgattgacttatattttatttataattgttatttatttttgttagttatttaaGAACCCCTGATTTAAATACACGAATTGCGTCCTATACTTTTTGGGACGCAATTCGTATATACCTTTTTTACCGTTCGCAACTCGGGTGATCCCAAACAGAGACCAATAAGacgtagaaaaaataaaggtaTCAAAGTCTATAAATCCTGCCACACTTCAAATTGTGCGCCTATAGAGTATAagctaaaattaatgaaaaaactttaataaaaaaataaaagtaaacattttttcattatttaatttgaaataaatatttcaattttatatttgtatagttatatatttgtaaaagtaaagttataatacagtagtaaattttttgaaagaatACAGATAGTAAAAgactagtttttaatttaatgtcaaaaattacaattattcagAGTTCATTTTACAATAAGAATTGGTTTTCTAAAATTCATCATCTTTTAtaacctttattattatattatttgttttttattggaCTTGCATTTTAAACCCTTTATATGGCAAgggaatataaatatacttccCAATTTCccacgaaaaaaaatgaaatcctGAAGGTTCTGTTCAATAAATCATCGGTAATGTGCGCCAAagcaaatgttataatatataactaaacgCAGAAGATTGTATAATCTATCACAGAATAGATGATCtcttttgtgtgtatattgcatttatcttttattatttctctaTTTAGTTcacgattttaaatattttcattttcttatGCTAGTTGTGCTTAAGTAGTTAAGTAGCTCAACTTCAAGAAGTATCTTttgcatacaaaaaacaattttaagcgGAGACGAGCTGTTAgcctatattattagtataataatatcattgatgaattaatatacaatatatttaatcaatgctaGTATCTTGCCTATTTAATTGCAATTAATTGttatgacaatttattttagtattaataatacggTATAGACTATAAACACTAAACAGAGTAGGCAGACAAcagtttaaaactaatataactattttttaaataccattgcgtaaatagtaaaatattataatatacgtaaacatTTCTAGTCTCCACGAATTCATTATTCTTTGTTTATATGCacagatattatatagaataaataaaatatttattatagatattcaatatctatataattgtgtttaaaatttttaatatctaattattctaatttaacgTAACGTTTGTCTCAACAAACTACCAGATCGCGCCAGTGAGCTTCAAACAATAATCTGGCGATAATAAAAGATCAAAAGGTATGAAACATTGACTGGCTGGCAACACTGGACTATTGGCATTATCTATGGCATACGACTACTTTTCTTTATTCTCTTTGGAAATAATTCAGttcaaaattagtataataaaaatgttgtttattaaaaGCGCTTTCACAGCCCACCGCAAACGTGAAACGTGATAACTGATAACAATCGTGAACACACGGTCCGAAATCCGAATAGGGTTTAATTACGATTAAAAAGATAAAgccctttttttaaatttaacttttaagtaaaaattacctTCTCACAAATTCATTATGGTAAGTTGCCGTTTGGCGTTCATTGTTTGTACTTACATTGTCTTCatagtcatttattttaaatatttgtcattttgatttttttttttacagaaaccTTTAATGTTACAAGGGCACGAGCGTGCCATTACTCAAATTAAGTACAACAGAGAGGGTGATTTATTGTTCTCGTCTGCTAAGGACGTAACACCAAATGTTTGGTATTCATTGAATGGTGAGCGTCTTGGTACATACATTGGCCATACTGGAGCTGTATGGTGTATTGACGTTGATTGGAAGACTACAAAATTTTTGTCTGGAGCTGCTGACAACACCTTAAGACTATGGGATGTTGCTACTggtaatagatattaaaactttcatttaatagtttaaaattaaattattttaaaatgtatttgcagGCGTGGAAATTGGTAATATTAGTAGTAATTCTGCTGTGCGTACATGCTCGTTCAGTTACTCGGCTGATCTCGCCAGCTACTCAACAGATCAGGCTATGAAACAAGATTGTGAAATTTTTATAGTGGATGCTCGAAATGACGAATCTTTTAGTAAGTTACCAATCAAAgctataacattttaactgtACTGAACAGTGaccacatataataaaaattcaatattttattttaacattataggtgtatatataaCGTGTaagaatataagtaaaatatagatagattaatataataatgtattatttcagatggtttataatttacaaccaACAGTATGgtgttaatagtattaattaaatatgaggttatttttgttttgaatatttccaaatcatatcaattaaatttaatgtttttcatgtaaattaaaaacaaatagtatgaaagtttattatatcatctaaatattgtgttttacttatttaaacatagttattaaataaacatgtatgcatattaaatcattaatcattataatattttattatagaaagtAGTGCTCCGATTTTAAGAATGACTGTACCAGATTCCAAAGTAACTTCTTTAATTTGGGGTACATTGGACCATACAATCATTACTGGACACGAAGATGGTGCCATTACTCAATGGGATTTGAGAGTATGTATAatctataagaaataaatttatattaaatatattgtacaatcaGGTGTCAATAAGTCAAATTTTAAGGGGgataacaatacattatacagtaaaaactttttataatgaaactcGTTACAACGAAAAACTTTATGTaacgtaaatattacattataatggttagtttgatttataatctattaaataattcttatactCTCTCTTTTACGAAAACACTTTATAACGTAAGAAATCTCTTGGTccctttaaatttgttatagaGAGTTTTCGCTGtacttaaaaatctatattataacttatttaacttCAAAAGACATGAAAAAATTGAGGTTTTgaggtttttgaattattaagacTTGcctgtgtatataaaatatgtaaatataatatttatataaattattatagactgGTAAAAGCATAGAAACTGTAAAAGATCACCAAGGATCAATCAACGATATGCAAAAGAACCGACAAGGTACTATGTTTGTTACTGCATCAAAAGACAAAACCGCAAAATTGTTTGATGTTGATGATTTATCAGTACACAAAGTTTATGTGACTGAACGTCCTGTCAATAGTGCTTCGCTTTCACCTATATACGATCAtgttagtatacattttataaaatttgcctgtatatttcatttaaatctaaatattgtgttattactCTTAAGGTTGTATTGGGTGGTGGTCAAGATGCTATGGATGTAACAACAACAGCTGCACAAGCAGGAAAATTTGATGCCAGATTCTTCCATGTAATTTTCGAAGAAGAATTTGCAAGAGTTAAAGGTCATTTCGGTCCAATAAATTCATTAGCATTCCATCCCGATGGTGAGAGTTTCAGTACTGGCGGAGAGGATGGTTTCATTAGGGTACAATCATTTGATCCATCTTACAAAGAATTTAGATTTGATTAttgatcatttattttactgttgtcaataattaaaaaaaaaaaaaaaaatttctaataaaatatttaacatcaattgtttaatgtttatcgagacattattttattacaacccATCTAATATGTTGTTGGATTTTATCGATTAGTTAGCCTTGTATTCTTTTAATTCCTTTAATTACCCAATTTTTGTTGCATTTCaccatacatataaatttctaattttaaagttagcttactatgaaaaatatattatttaaatgttaacagGACACCATGCTTGCATTTGTTATCTCTGACTAACAAGCATAAAATATAgcaattttatattcagtaatttactttatcttgattagttttaaattttaatatttggatGAATTGGATGAAATAacctattatgaaattttaagtaacatagaatttattttgttgaagatacttttttaatatttaaagcaagttatgagcatttttaaactatttcactcatttatcattaattttaaatttagtacctaccaatgaataaataataataaaaacaatattattatttttaagtttacgaATAGGTCAGCTTAAAGTAATACCAACAATGCTGAAAgtaattttgttatgtttgACACATGTGAAATggagaaaataatttgttaaagtgAATTGCTAAAAACTGAATGCTGagcttaaatttattatgttataaatttgcaTTGGGTGTAGCAACTTGGTGTGCTCTTAATATAAACCAcacagtatataatttatttttttttaattgttttatgaattataatttattacagatatccattatgtttatttaacaactaatgttgaaaaattatttatcagatTTTAATTACCATGAACTTTGacatttctatatatttttttttaatttagaaaaaatatttatgatataaaatttggtttttaatcACGGTTTAATcctaattagtatttaatttaaaattgtcatcAATTAACACCATTTTGTGTTATTTCATGCACAAATATCAAACATTGtgaattgtatatactatataatatacctatgtgttatgtatgtgtgtgacaTGTGTGCAACATGTctcttgatttaaaattattttataaaatacttaaatagttagattatataaatagcttaaaatttataaattttgaactaATATCGATCAACATAatagttcaaataaatttttgaaattcttaagttgctaataaccttaatacTCATGGCTCAtgaaaaacattgtattattatgtcttcAAACCTTAACTATTAAAGATTGGAGATTGAactgtattgaaaaaataatttcataattattagcaTTAGAATAGATATTTACCAGAAGAAATGGACCAGCCCAACCCCGTGCCGTGCTGGTAGGTATACAAACTAAACGGGAAAAGTAGGAAGTCGGCAGTCGCGATcactttatgaataaaataaatgttttatattacattaactgTAAGattgtattgaaattattataaattataatttataggcaaTGATTTTGGTGATACGACGATATTTgcagtattattgtattaattcttGCGATTAGCTGTAATCGATGTGTAAACGAAGAAAAATGAAGAAAGTAACCGAAGTCTGTGATTAGCCGATGTACCTAGTATACCTAAACACCGAATACCTTCTCATTGTAGCTTGTCGGTATTGGATGTTCAcacgtattataatgttcTGCAAGTCGTTCGTTCGGCTATTGGTTTCgtctacttttttattatttttcaatagtacatttaggtaataaaacgctgttaattatattatattgttataatacctGTCTACAAGTTGAATACTATGTTCCACTGTATTGTGTTACTCAGAAGGTGCGCAGGTGAGTTCAATGGCGTAATTGTGGGGGGGGGGTAACTTGCCCCCTGACGATTTTTTGAGAGataaggtatatattttaactgagGAGGAAAGGTGTCAgagttttgataataataaatatattatattgcttccccctagatttttttctagttaTGCCACTGAGTGAGTTGATTACCAGAgactttttgtattaatagatTTCCAgcgtgcatataatataatgaaatatacatttctTTTCTATGGtgatatataatgaattattgattaggtacctaccaaaAATCAGCCTATATTAGTGTTATCCGAGAGACGCACCGCATGCACCGAGGTTGGCTGATCCAATTTGCAGTTACCGACACAGCtagtgataaatgtattgtgtacTTAGCAAAGTGTGTTGGGTACAGGGTAAATACCTACAAACTTCCGTAGCGCGCTTTTTAATATGCACTGTACAGCGCATTTCCGAAGTCTGGTACAAATCCTCCGGCGCGTTAGGTACGCAAGTCAGTTGCGCTGTGCCAAAGTCGGTTAAACTAGAAcacgattaattttaaaacgtttttcgAGTACACTGATGTATGctgtctaaaattattattaataattagtatctaATTGCCAATTATATTAACAGTCttctattataggtattttcaaCAACATAAAACTGTAATAGGCActttatttcaagtttttactaAGTATGCCGTATGCGTTAGTTaagacagaaaaaaaaatgatcagtttaatcatatttagactaattgtattgttatatattttcttatatcgtctagttattaaaattcatttatatttcaataatcccTAACTACCGTTATATctttcaataaatacattgcTGTATAGAGTATTGTATTCATGAAAACTTCAaggaaatttgtattttactgctatattttacttattactgagttattatagttattatttgggTTGAggaattctaattttttatgtttgtctAGGAAGGTATAACAGGACAATGTGGTTAatcttattatgttttataactcTAGGAAATTGGGTACatatcaaattgtatttggatattttgtcattactgcgtgatataaatgtatttttaaataggtacctttattagaacaaatatttagaacgtatttttcaattatttgattCAGCAAAGTTAGTGTTGAAGAgttgaacaaataaaaacacttgGAAATTGTCgatagaaaaataacaatttcacCATTCCATGAACATCGTTTCCGGGCTTAAATGACAAAACTACCTATAACACTACGAGCACACGTATATTATGCACAACACGTGTAAGTAATTAACTATAGTTGTTCGTGATAAATTGTCAAAAGATTATCGTTCATATTCGTGAAGTATTTTCATATAGtgtactacaaaaaaaatatatatagtttttatttaattaactttttaataataagattttttttatgtacctacttacttaaatatattatcatttgtcatatttctgtttaaaattatgaacatcgaatacattttttttttttagtatattttgagTGCATAAGAGTGTTCAAACACACTTTTcgagatttttatgtattagaaACAtgtattatgaacatttttttttgctctatCGCTTCTATCCAATTGTCTCCTACTTTAAAAGTTTGGTACTTAACTTAATCAAAGAAAAGGAATATAAACAAAACGCGTGACGTCCGGTTTGatcatattcataatttattgaatagcGACGAATTAAATTACTGCTACaaaccaataattaaaaaaaaaaataacaattgcatctaatgttatttcattattattattattattatcgttgtaa
This sequence is a window from Rhopalosiphum maidis isolate BTI-1 chromosome 1, ASM367621v3, whole genome shotgun sequence. Protein-coding genes within it:
- the LOC113560749 gene encoding eukaryotic translation initiation factor 3 subunit I-like — protein: MKPLMLQGHERAITQIKYNREGDLLFSSAKDVTPNVWYSLNGERLGTYIGHTGAVWCIDVDWKTTKFLSGAADNTLRLWDVATGVEIGNISSNSAVRTCSFSYSADLASYSTDQAMKQDCEIFIVDARNDESFKSSAPILRMTVPDSKVTSLIWGTLDHTIITGHEDGAITQWDLRTGKSIETVKDHQGSINDMQKNRQGTMFVTASKDKTAKLFDVDDLSVHKVYVTERPVNSASLSPIYDHVVLGGGQDAMDVTTTAAQAGKFDARFFHVIFEEEFARVKGHFGPINSLAFHPDGESFSTGGEDGFIRVQSFDPSYKEFRFDY
- the LOC113550194 gene encoding uncharacterized protein LOC113550194 — translated: MELQNIISEKQKHLKIIDNYKFCFHKCLANNIQRWKCTMKTCKAYLKINENDYVLLNVSDTAHNHDALSEAIINRQIVSNSLKRKGIQELYERPVKLMHRHLKESIDVSVKNIYIIFVNFEVSIHKAI